A stretch of DNA from Aurantiacibacter atlanticus:
ACGTCTACGCTGTCGAAAGTAAATCCAAGTTCGGGCGATCCGAGCAGGATAAGGTTGGGATTGCCATTGGATCCGGTCAGGTCGACTACCGGGCTTGGCGGCAACCCCGAGGAATCAAGCAGATTCTTGAAAGTAGAATCTCGGAATGCACCTAAGACGGTAAGGGTGGCGAAACTAAATTCATGATCTACCTGAGCCATACCACCGATAAGGTCGCGCTTGGAAAAACCAAGTTCCTCACCGGCATAGCTGTAGACTCCACCATTCTTGCCGCGCGTACCGCCGATCACCTCATTCACCGCCATCGGGTCAGATGCGCAACCGCAGTCATGAAGAGGGCCGACTGAACCAACCGGTTCGCGGTTGTCAGTGCCAAAATCATCATCGGCGCCGTCGAGCGACAAAAATACCGATGTTCGGTCTGTCGGTTCCCAGGCTATCGCCGCACGCCAGGCGAAACGTTCCGCGAAACCGATGTCATCATCGTCTTCCGACCCTGTGGGCACAGCGCGGGTTCCTACATCTACACGGGTCAGATACCCGTCGGTATCGCGCCTGCTAAAGGACAGGCGGGCAGCAACGTTTTCGCCGAGCGGAATATTGACACCGGCGCCGGTGTCAAACGTGCCGAAATTACCAACTGTTTGCCGCGCCTTGAATTCGAACTCACCCAGCGTTGGTTTGCGCGTAACATAGTTTACGACGCCCGCGATCGCATTCTTTCCGAAAAGCGTCCCTTGGGGTCCGCGTAGAACTTCCAGTCGTTCCAGATCGAAGATGTCGATGTTGGTCGCAGTACGTGTCGCGAAATACACGCCATCCACCATGATCAAGGTGGAGTCTGATGCACCGGCGCCATCCTCTTTGGTACCTACGCCACGGATTGCGATTTCCGGCTGGCCGGGGCTGAAAGAACTGATCACAAGACCCGGCGCACGTCCCTGCACGTCCTCAAGGCCTTTCATATTGGCCTGATCCAGCGCCTCTCCTCCGAACGCAGTGACAGCCACCGGCACATCCTGAAGGTTTTCCGCCCTCTTTTGAGCGGTAACGATGATTTCGTTGAGCCCGCCTTGACGAGGAGTTTCGGAAGTCGAAGTTTCCGGCTGCTCTTGCTCTTGCGCCAGAGCAGAAGTTGCCATCAACCCAACTGTGGCCACCGTTGTGGTGAGCCGCCAAATGCTTCTCATTATTACCTCCCTGATAGCGATCTGTATGCCGCTTAGTTGTAAGCCTACGCTATTCTGACCGGTCGCTCAATTGAAAATTGAGCGAAGTCGGATTTTCAGGCGCAAGGATTGCATCTTCTCTTAATATATTCAGTGATAGACAGTTTCAGCTTCGTCCGTAGATCAATCCATATCCCAAGGAATAAGGTCTGGTATTGCAAGAATGCTTTCACGGACTTGTGACTTCTGCATTTTCCCGGTCACCGTTCTGGGCAAGTCTGTATTCCAGAACAGTATGTGTTTAGGCACTTGAACCGAGCTCAGCTTGGAGCGGCAAAACTCGCGCAGATCCTCCACGCTCGGGCTAGTTGCATCTTGGCGAGGTACTACTACTGCGACAACCGCTTCCCCCCAGATAGGATGTGGTATGCCCACAACACAGCTATCCATTACGCTGGGATGATCCGCAATCGCCGCTTCAACGACGATGGGATAAATGTTGATACCCCCGCTGATAATCATGAAATTTCGGCGATCAAGAAGGTAGAGAAAGCCTTCATCGTCGAGTCGGCCAATATCGTTGGTGCGCATCCATGTTCCGGACACCACCTGTTCGGTTTCCTCTGGAAGATTGAGGTATTGAAGCATGTTCGCTTCACTGCGCAGCCAGATTTCGCCCGCTTCTCCGGACGCAACTTCTTGGCCTGCGTCGTCGCGAATGCTGATATCAAACAGAGTGCCCAGTTGCCCGACCGAATTGAGCAGTTCGGGACGGT
This window harbors:
- a CDS encoding TonB-dependent receptor; the encoded protein is MRSIWRLTTTVATVGLMATSALAQEQEQPETSTSETPRQGGLNEIIVTAQKRAENLQDVPVAVTAFGGEALDQANMKGLEDVQGRAPGLVISSFSPGQPEIAIRGVGTKEDGAGASDSTLIMVDGVYFATRTATNIDIFDLERLEVLRGPQGTLFGKNAIAGVVNYVTRKPTLGEFEFKARQTVGNFGTFDTGAGVNIPLGENVAARLSFSRRDTDGYLTRVDVGTRAVPTGSEDDDDIGFAERFAWRAAIAWEPTDRTSVFLSLDGADDDFGTDNREPVGSVGPLHDCGCASDPMAVNEVIGGTRGKNGGVYSYAGEELGFSKRDLIGGMAQVDHEFSFATLTVLGAFRDSTFKNLLDSSGLPPSPVVDLTGSNGNPNLILLGSPELGFTFDSVDVIDEQATQYTGEIRLTSPGSSRFRWVAGLFGSIEDIQRTEGVGFSGLSDQSLEPSFVAANMDFLGKGLGGYGQATFELTDTFSLTGGARYSYEKKRIIASNDVITSPNVLLILRPFPETRGEDSWSNFSWRIGAEFRPTSDIMVYGSVATGFKSGGFTGTATTAERATTAFEPEEATNYELGAKMDLLDRRLRLNTTAFYLDYKDLQVTRFFQPPTSGFGEFITENASDATIKGVEVELTAQPVDFLEFGGTYAYLDAKYKNFFGTPDISGSGDFSDNRLRQAPKHSWSAYVQVSQELASGSTITANLNARYQSDVFTNADNNPLDVLPSYTLADAWIAWQSADRVWEIQGWVKNFTDEAYRTHVYSQRGGRIAFGTFGSPRTYGVTLSYEY